In the genome of bacterium, the window CTTTTATAACCCGTGCCATTACCCTGGGTGACAGTGCCGTTTTGCAAAGTGAAATTTTCAATACCGCTGCGGGCGCTGTTATAGATCACGGTAAGTGCCGGGTCAAAATTGGACATGGCGGGAATATCGCCGCTCCATTGCTGGGCTGCGATGATGCCGCTGTCATAAGCGGATACCACCCTGGCATCATCAAGATCCAGTGTGGTCGCGATCTGCGGATCAATTTCTATTTCAAGCCGGATCGGATGGGTTGTCTGGGGTCTGAATTCAGCAACTGCGGAGAAACCGCGTTCGACATTGTTGCTGACACCATAGGCTAATATGGTATTGGTAATATGGTCAACCACTTTGAGGGTCAATTGTGTCCGGTAATCAGCGCGATTGCCGGGCGTGATGACGGCCACATAGGTATGGTCCGTACGCAGGAGGCTGATGGGATCGGAGATGATGGTTTCTGTGGTATTAATATTTGTGAAACGCAGTACTTGAGAACCAAAAAGATAGGTTGTATTGGTGGCGATCGCTGCGCTGGGTGCAGAGGAAAGGTCCCAGCTGGGAACTGATGTCCCGCTGCCGGTTTCAAAACTGCCATTGTCAACCACGACCGGTGTGCATTGGTTATAGGTCACGGTATGATTATTTAAATCCAGGATGATATTTTCTTCCAAAACCAGGAAAGCGGAATTCTCCACCGAAATATCCATTGCCAACGAGTAGGTGGTATTCGCTTGGTCAAGCGGATAAGGAGGCGGCCCCTGGGACGTAATCCAGGCGGCATCAATGGTAATCGGGGTTGCTGAAATACCGTTTTTTGCCCAGAGACTCATGAATACCAGCAGGAGGATCAAAAGTGTTTTTTTCATAGTGCCGCGCCTGTAGTTTGAATAAAATCATATATAGTATACCATGTGGCATTGCCGTAAAAAGAGTTATTTGATAAAACGTTCTTGGTGGATTTGATACTGCAAAATTTATTATAGAGGAACATTTGGAATATGCAATTTTAATTTGGCGGTAACCGGCGGTGTTTGAATAGATTTTTAAACCTGGGATTGACAAAGCATTCGGCCGTTGATAGACTATGCCATTATTTGTTTTATATATAATATAGTAGTGATTTCTTGCGGTTTGGACCAGGAGGGTTGTTTGGTGGCCGCAAAAGGAGAAAATTGTGTCGGAAAAAGAATTGATCCAACAAAGATTGGAAAAAATCCAGTCATTACGTGATTCCGGTGTGGAGCCCTATGCGTATCACTATGCTCGCTCCCACAGTACTCAGGCGATCACAGCCACTTTTGAGCGTTTGCAGGGAGAAGACCAATCGGATGTGAAGGTATCATCTGCCGGAAGAATAAAGGCTTTGCGTATGCACGGTAAGACGGTTTTTGGCCACCTTCAGGATGAGAGTGGACAGGTGCAGATTTATTTACGTACGAATGAACTGGGTGAGGAACTATTTGCAGTTGTGAAGCGTCTGGATGTCGGCGATTTTCTTGGTGTCAAGGGGCCGGTTTTTAGAACCCGCACCGGCGAGCTCACGATTCGGGTGGAAGAATTCACTTTATTGGCCAAAGCGGTTCGAGCCATGCCGGAAAAATGGCATGGGGTTAAGGATGTCGAAGTGCGGTACCGGCAGCGTTACCTCGACTTGCTTGCCAATGAAAAATCCCGTTCGGTTTTTCGGACTCGGTTTCGTATTGTGAAAGAAATCAGAAATTTTCTTGATCAGTTGGGCTTTTTAGAGGTGGAAACACCGATGATGCAGGCGATTCCGGGCGGCGCGGCAGCCAAACCCTTTATGACCCATCACAATGCCCTTGGTCGTGACTTGTACTTGCGCATTGCGCCTGAATTGTATTTGAAGCGTCTTTTGGTAGGTGGCTTTGAAAAGGTTTTTGAACTTAATCGTAATTTCCGTAATGAGGGAATCAGTACAATGCATAATCCTGAGTTTACCATGCTGGAGGTCTATCAGGCGTATGTGGACGGAAAGACCATGATGGAACTGACGGAAAAACTTTTTTCTCATCTGGCTAAAATTATTCACGGCAGTACCACCATTGTTTATCAGGGCAAGGAAATTCAACTGGCCGCGCCCTGGCGCCGCTTGGGATATATTGAAGCAGTGAATGAACAGACCGGCGTGGATGTCTGGAACATGACACTGGAAAAATTACAGGCACTGTGTAAGGAACATCATTTGGAATCTCCGGAAAAAGCCTCCAAAGCTGAGTATGTTGAGATACTGTTTGAAGGGTTGGTTGAGCCTAAGTTAATTCAACCGACATTTGTGATTGATTTTCCCATTGAGCTTTCACCGTTGGCCAAGCAAAAAGAGGGACGGCCGGAATTGGCGGATCGTTTTGAGCCTTACATTGCCGGGCATGAATACGCCAATGGTTTTTCCGAATTGAATGATCCGGTGGAACAGAAAAATCGGTTTGAACTACAAGGCAAGAAACGCGATAAAGGTGATGAAGAAGCTCAGATGATGGATGAGGATTATATTCGTGCCTTGGAATATGGATTTCCGCCGGCCGGTGGATTGGGGATTGGGATTGATCGTCTCGTCATGCTCTTGACCGATTCGCCCTCGATCCGGGATGTTATTCTTTTCCCTCAACTGCGGCAGATCAAACAGGTAAACCAGGATGATGGTGAGCCGGTGGCGGCTGCGCCGGATATCGCAACCCAACCTTAAAGAACTTACCGCAAGGGGATGGGGTCAATGACTGAATCGTTATTTTCCGAGGAGACAAAGCGTGGTATTGCCGTTTGAATATCAAATAGGGTTGCGTTATTTAAAGGCCAAACAAAAGGAGACTTTTATCTCGCTGATTTCTGTGATCTCGGTTGCCGGGGTTGCATTGGGTGTGATGGCCCTGATTATTGTCATGTCCGTGATGAATGGATTTCGGGATGATATTCGGCAAAAAATTATCGGCTCGCAGGCGCATGTGATTTTGGCTACCTATGATCAAAGTGGTATTGATAATTGGGAAACAGTCCTGAAAAAAGCCGAAGCCCATCCGCGCGTTTTGGGTATTTCACCTTATTTGGCCAACCAGATAATGCTGAAAAAGGATCACCATGTTGAAGGGGCCATGGTCTGGGGAATTGATACAGCCCGAGAGACCAAGGTTACCAGACTTTCTGAGAACATGAAAAGCGGTTCCTTGACGAATCTGGATGTTAAACCCGATAATGCCGCCAATGCACTGAATGGACGCGGGATTGTCCTGGGAATAGAGATTGCCCGTAAACTGGGTGTGCTCATTGGGGATGAAATTATCGTGGTGGCACCGGTCTTTAAAGTGACGGCAGCCGGAACCATGCCCAAAGTGACGAAGCTCAAGGTTGTCGGGATTTTTGAGGCGGGCATGTATGAATATGATGCGACGTTTTCCTATATTTCCCTGGAAACCGCCCAGATACTCTTTGAACTTCCCGGCACCGTCAATGGCATGTCCGCCAAAGTAGATGATTTGGATGAGGCGCGGCATGTGGCGCAAGATTTGCAAAAACTCGGGAATGATTTTTGGGTAAGGGATTTTATGTCGATGAACAAGAATTTAGCGACTGCGCTGGAGACGGAAAAACTTGTGATGTTTATTATTCTGATTATGATTGTGACAGTCGCTGCGTTTAATATTGCTTCCACCCTGATCATGGTTGTGATGGAGAAAAAAAAGGATATCGGTGTCCTCAAGGCTTTGGGTGCCGGCCGCCGGTTTATCCTGCGCCTTTTTCTGGTGGAAGGCGCGGCAATTGGTGTTGGCGGGACCTTGCTGGGGCTGGCCGGAGGATTGCTTGCCTGCCTGGCACTGGAATTTTATCCGCTGCATATTCCCGGCGGCGGAAGTGTTTACTATATTGAATACTTACCCGTGAATATGCAGGGAATGGATGTTTTGATGATTACGTTGTTTTCTATGGTGGTTTGTTTGATTTCTGCGGTCTACCCAGCCTGGCAGGCTTCGAAACTTGACCCGGTGGAAGCGATTCGTTATGAGTGAACAAATTTTGCAGCTGGAAAATATAAAAAAAGAATTTGTCATGGGCAAGAGCCGTCTGCCGGTTTTACGCGGAGTGAGTTTGGATGTGACCAAAGGGGAATTGGTATCCATCATGGGTCCGTCGGGTGCAGGTAAAACAACATTGCTCAATATTGCCGGTGGTCTGATGCATCCCTCTTCAGGCAGCGTGACGATAGACGGAGATAATCTTTTTGTGAAGTCGGATGAAGGGATTTCACAGAGCCGGAATAAGAACATCGGATTTGTTTTTCAGATGCATCATCTTTTGCCGGAGTTTACAGCAGAAGAAAATGTGATGATGCCGGCGAGGATTGCCGGTGTTGGGGTATCTGCGGCATTGTCCCGGGCGCGCGAGTTGCTTCGGGAAGTCGGATTGGGAGAACGCTTGAACCATCGGCCGGGAGAACTCTCCGGTGGTGAGCAGCAACGGGTTGCCATTGCCCGGGCGTTGATGAATCAGCCCAAATTATTGTTGGCGGATGAACCGACCGGAGATTTGGACGGACCTACGGCCAGAGAAATCCACCATCTGTTTCGACAGATTAATGAGCAGCAAGGGCAAACAGTAATCATGGTGACGCATAATCCTGAACTAGGTGCATTGGCCGGCCGGACGATTACAATTGAAGATGGGCGTATTGTCTAGGAAAGGGGGATCGCAGCGATGTTGTGTCATTTGTGTCATCAGGAAGAGGCTTCGGTCTACCTGATTGAAACGATTGAAGGCAAGCAAACGACCATGCATATTTGTGAAACGTGTGCGCAAAATAGGCATTTGGGTGAAATGCTTTCCAAACCGGCCATGGTAATTCATGAACTTTTGGCCTCGATTTTAGAGCTGGGATCCGCCGCTTTGACCGCGAAAGGGCTGCGGTGTACGCAGTGCGGGATGACATTTACGCGCTTTCGCGAAGTTGGCCGCTTGGGATGTCCGCAGTGTTATGATGCTTTTTATGAAAATCTTCTTTCATTGATGCGTCAATTCCATCAGTCTGAGGAACACCGGGGGAGAAAACAATCGTCTGCTGCTGAGAATAAAAAGAACCGGCATGAAGAATTAAAAAAATTAAAGGAACAACTGCACGAAGCAGTCACGACGGAAAAATATGAAATGGCGGCCAAGCTTAGAGACCGCATCCAGCAGTTTGGAAAAGCGGGGGATGCATCATGAAAGGGAAGAAACCGGCATTTCCAGCCTGGTTGAGAGCCAAGACCACAGATGATAATAAAATCGTGATTTCGACGCGCATCCGGTTGGCGCGTAATCTTGCGCAGCACCGGTTTTTAGTTACCTCGGATAAACCGGAACGCAAAGTGATTCTTGGAGAATTCGAAAATTTTTTTTCCAATACCACGCTGCGGCCTGCCATGCATTTTTTGAGGTTGCGCGATTTAGACAGTGTTATGCGGGGTGTTTTTGCGGAACGCGGTTTGGTACACATGGATTCGGCACGGGAACCGGATTTTACCGGATTGGCGACCGGGCCGGGCCAAACGCTTTCCCTGATCGTTAACGAGGAGGATCATATTCGGATTCAGTCCATCCAAAGCGGGATGAATCTGGAAAAAGGGCTGCAGTCGGCCCGTCAGCTGGATGAAGTGATTAATAGTACTTTTGAGGTGGCGACGCACAAAGAATTTGGTTATTTAAGTGCTTGTCCAACCAATGTAGGCACCGGCTTGCGTGCATCGGTGATGCTTAATCTGCCTGCATTGACCCTCACACGAGGTATTGTTCAGGTTTTGCAGGCTGTGCTCCATATGGGTCTTGCTGTGCGCGGATTTTACGGAGAAGGGACGGAATTGAAAAGTGTTTTTTTTCAAGTAAGTAACCAAGTGACCCTGGGACGGACAGAAGAAGAGATTGTTCAGCATCTGGCCGGTGTGACCCGTCAGATTATTGATCGTGAAGAAGAAGCGCGTCGGAAATTGCTTAAGGAAGAACGTCACTTACTCGAGGATAAGGTTGGGAGGGCAATTGGTATTCTTGCCCACTGCCATTTACTCGGTTTGGGAGAAGCGCTTGATTTGCTTTCCGCCATCCGTTTGGGTTCGGAGCTGAAGTTGATAAAAGAAGTGCCTTTGAACAGCATTCATGAACTTCTTTTGTTGATACAACCATCCCATCTTCAAATGACGGCCAAGCAGTCGTTGGGTACTGCGGAGCAATTAAGGCAACGTGCTGAATTGGTCCGGAAGAGACTTTCAGTCGATTTCTTTAAATAATTGAATACGCAGCAAATTAATATTTAGAAAATGGATTAAAAATTGTAAAATGATAGTTTATTTCCTAACGATTCCCTAAGATGTCTAAAGGAGGCGCACAATGGATATGTTTGATAAATTTACAGAGCGGGCAAAAAAAATCATTAATCTGGCGCGTGAGGAAGCAGCGCGGTTGGGCCATGATTATATCGGTACGGAGCATTTACTGCTCGGGCTTATTAAAGAGGGCGGCGGCGTTGCCTCGGCAGTCCTGGAAAATTTAGGCCTGGATCTGGAGCGGATTAAACTAGAGGTGGAAAAATCCATTAATATGGGCGGCGGCACCATGACCTTGGGAGAAGTGCCGTTTACACCGCGGGCAAAAAAAGTGCTTGAGTTGGCATTGGAAGAAGCCCAGGCACTGGGGCATAACTATATCGGTACCGAGCATATTTTGCTGGGTCTGATCCGTGAGGGTGAGGGTGTGGCCTCCCGGGTTTTGGAACGATTTAATCTTCGTATTGAAAAAGCCCGCGAAATGACAATTTATCTGCTGGGCGGCAATCTTCCGAAATATATGCAGAGTCAGGCAAGGACCAATACACCGACCTTGGATGCATTCGGCCGTGATCTTACGCAATTAAGCCGTGAGGGGAAATTAGATCCGGTGATCGGACGCGAAGAGGAGATTGAACGGGTTATTCAAATTTTATGCCGCCGCACGAAGAATAATCCGGTTTTGATCGGCGAGCCGGGTGTGGGTAAAACAGCCATTGCCGAAGGATTGGCGCAAAATATCGTGACAGGGAATGTTCCGGAATTGTTGTTGGGCAAGCGGATCGTCACACTTGATCTGGCGGCTGTCGTTGCGGGCACGAAATATCGCGGGGAGTTTGAAGAACGGTTAAAAACCGTTATGCAGGAAATCAAAACCGCCGCATTCAGCATCGTTCTGTTCATTGATGAGCTGCACACGTTGGTTGGTGCCGGCGCGGCTGAAGGCGCGATTGATGCATCCAACATGCTCAAACCTGCGCTGGCCAGAGGTGAGGTCCAGTGTATTGGTGCGACAACCATGGATGAATACAGAAAATATATTGAGAAAGACGGCGCTTTGGAGCGGCGGTTTCAGTCAATTAAGGTAAATGCTCCCAGTGTGGATGAAGCGATTCAAATTTTAAAAGGTCTTCGTGATCGCTATGAAGCACATCACCGTGTGCATTATACGGATGATGCCCTGGTCGCGGCAGTGAGGCTTTCGGAACGGTATATCTCCGGACGTCTGTTGCCGGACAAAGCCATTGATGTGATGGATGAAGCGGGCGCGCGGGCGCGGTTGTCTGCTGCGATTCTGCCGCCGGACCTCAAACAGACCGAGGATGAGATTGAGGAGATTAATCAGGAAAAAGAGGCGGCCATCAAGACCCAGGAGTTTGAACGGGCAGCCAGCCTGCGCGATAAAATTAAGGCATTGCGTCAGAAAAAAGAAGAAAAAAAACGTATTTGGGAGCAGTCGCGTAATCAAAATGTTGTGAATGTGACTGAAGAGGATTTGGCAATTATTGTCAGTAAATGGACCGGTGTGCCGGTCTTTAAATTAGAGGAAAAGGAATCGGCCAAGCTGCTGCGCATGGAGGATGAAATTCATAAACGGATTATTGGACAGGAGGAAGCGATTAGCGCGATTTCCCGGTCCGTACGCCGCTCGCGAGCCGGGGTGGCGGATCCGCGGCGGCCGATTGGCTCGTTTATTTTTCTTGGTCCGACCGGTGTGGGTAAAACGGAAATGGCCCGGGCATTGGCGGAATTTCTTTTTGAAGATGAAAATACCCTGATTCGGATTGATATGTCGGAGTATATGGAAAAATTCGCAGTTTCACGCTTGGTGGGCGCGCCTCCCGGGTATATTGGACATGACGAAGGCGGTCAGTTGACGGAGAAGGTTAGACGGAATCCCTATTCAGTGATTTTATTTGATGAGGTGGAAAAAGCCCATCCGGATGTTTTTAATATTCTTTTACAGGTACTGGAAGACGGAAGGCTGACGGATAACAACGGCCGGATTATCGACTTTAAAAATACCGTGGTCATCATGACCAGTAATATTGGAGCGCGTTTAATTGATAAGGGCGGCGCGAGTCTGGGCTTCCAACCGGCATCTGAAGACGGCAATCATGTTGGCATGAAAGATAAGGTGATGGCAGAGGTGCGCAAGGTGTTTAATCCCGAATTTTTAAACCGGGTGGATGAAGTCATTGTGTTTCATAGCCTGGACAAGAAACATTTAGAGAAGATCATTGATTTGCTCATGGGGTATGTCAATAGCAGGCTCAAAGAAAAAAACGTCAGACTTGAGGTAACGCCGGAAATCAAAGATTTTTTGATTGAACGCGGCTATAATCCGCAAATGGGCGCCAGACCATTGAAACGCGCCATTCAACGGCTGGTAGAGGATCCGCTGGCGGAGTTGATTTTAAAGGGTTCTGTTCAGGATGGGTCCGTTGTTTATCCGACGCCGGTCAACGACACGATCAAGTTTGAGGTGAAAGTTGAGGCTTAATTCGATTGCGGTCAGTTGGGAAGAAAAAACAGATTAAGAAAAAACAACACCATGCGCACCTTCAGCTGCCGGCGGGGCGTGTTCAAAAAGCGCGTCATCCTTTATTGACCCTGGCGATCCTATTTGGCGGATTTTTTGTTTTGGTGAGTGGTTTATGGATTGTATCTTCCAGTGGTGTTGTGGCCAACCGCTTTAAACCTCAGTTGGAGACGGAACTTTCCAAAGCGCTGCAACGCCAAGTGACGATCGGCCGGATCGAAGGCGGTTTGTTTGACCGCGTGGTGTTGCGGGATATGCTGCTTTCCACCCGCAGGACTAATCCCGAGTCGCTGGATATCACCATCCGGCGCGTGGTCGTGCAATATTCTTTGTGGGACATCCTTATCCGTAAAAAATCATTGGCAGAGAGCTTACATCACATTCAGCTTATTCATCCCCTAATACGTATTGAAAAATCACCGGATGGCAAATGGCGCGGGCCGCAATTGTCCGGGAAAGCCTTCGGTCGAATGACGGCCGGGCCTGCCGCACCGGCTCAGATGCTGCCTAAAATTAAGCTGACACTGGTTTCGGGCGAAATCAAAATATCGGATGGGATTCATACCGCCAGTATCAAAAAACTTAAAGGCTTGTTGAATTTAAAGGACCCGGCGGCGGCGCGCCTTTTTCTTTCCGGCAGGACTGATCGTTGGCGCCGGCAGAATATCAGGATTTCCGGGATCATGGATTTGACAACCAACTCGGTTAAGATTAGATTGAATGCCGGCCGGGTGGAGCTTGCACCGCTTGACAGTGTTGTCAAACTCTCCGACTATTTCCACATTCAAAAAGGACAGGCGGACCTGGAATTGAAGATTCATTCACGGGAACCCACACCGGATGACCTCATCGCAGGGTTTGGCATTGCAGGCAAAATGGTGCTTTATGATGCGACCTTGCAATCTGAGTTAATTGATGATCCGGTGCAGAATATATTTGGTGTGGCGAATCTACAGGACAACAACATCACCTTAAAGAATATGCAGGCGATTTTAGCGGATATTGCCTGGCAGGCACGCGGGGTGGTGAAAAATATCAAGACACCTTATTTGAATATTCGTGTACAAAGTGATGCCTTGGAATTGTCGGAATTGGCTGCACGGCTTCCCAACCTTTCTTCATTAGGGCCGGTTGGTGCAGGCAAGGCTGCGATTCTTATCAAAGGTAAGGCGCCTGATTTGACGGTGACAGCCAATTTTAGTATGCTGAAAGGGAAAATTGGAAGACTGCAGATCCGGAAATTTGAGGTGATCACACGCTACCGTGATCGGGAATTGCGGCTGATGCTGGCACGCGG includes:
- a CDS encoding UvrB/UvrC motif-containing protein, translated to MLCHLCHQEEASVYLIETIEGKQTTMHICETCAQNRHLGEMLSKPAMVIHELLASILELGSAALTAKGLRCTQCGMTFTRFREVGRLGCPQCYDAFYENLLSLMRQFHQSEEHRGRKQSSAAENKKNRHEELKKLKEQLHEAVTTEKYEMAAKLRDRIQQFGKAGDAS
- a CDS encoding ABC transporter ATP-binding protein → MSEQILQLENIKKEFVMGKSRLPVLRGVSLDVTKGELVSIMGPSGAGKTTLLNIAGGLMHPSSGSVTIDGDNLFVKSDEGISQSRNKNIGFVFQMHHLLPEFTAEENVMMPARIAGVGVSAALSRARELLREVGLGERLNHRPGELSGGEQQRVAIARALMNQPKLLLADEPTGDLDGPTAREIHHLFRQINEQQGQTVIMVTHNPELGALAGRTITIEDGRIV
- a CDS encoding ATP-dependent Clp protease ATP-binding subunit codes for the protein MFDKFTERAKKIINLAREEAARLGHDYIGTEHLLLGLIKEGGGVASAVLENLGLDLERIKLEVEKSINMGGGTMTLGEVPFTPRAKKVLELALEEAQALGHNYIGTEHILLGLIREGEGVASRVLERFNLRIEKAREMTIYLLGGNLPKYMQSQARTNTPTLDAFGRDLTQLSREGKLDPVIGREEEIERVIQILCRRTKNNPVLIGEPGVGKTAIAEGLAQNIVTGNVPELLLGKRIVTLDLAAVVAGTKYRGEFEERLKTVMQEIKTAAFSIVLFIDELHTLVGAGAAEGAIDASNMLKPALARGEVQCIGATTMDEYRKYIEKDGALERRFQSIKVNAPSVDEAIQILKGLRDRYEAHHRVHYTDDALVAAVRLSERYISGRLLPDKAIDVMDEAGARARLSAAILPPDLKQTEDEIEEINQEKEAAIKTQEFERAASLRDKIKALRQKKEEKKRIWEQSRNQNVVNVTEEDLAIIVSKWTGVPVFKLEEKESAKLLRMEDEIHKRIIGQEEAISAISRSVRRSRAGVADPRRPIGSFIFLGPTGVGKTEMARALAEFLFEDENTLIRIDMSEYMEKFAVSRLVGAPPGYIGHDEGGQLTEKVRRNPYSVILFDEVEKAHPDVFNILLQVLEDGRLTDNNGRIIDFKNTVVIMTSNIGARLIDKGGASLGFQPASEDGNHVGMKDKVMAEVRKVFNPEFLNRVDEVIVFHSLDKKHLEKIIDLLMGYVNSRLKEKNVRLEVTPEIKDFLIERGYNPQMGARPLKRAIQRLVEDPLAELILKGSVQDGSVVYPTPVNDTIKFEVKVEA
- a CDS encoding ATP--guanido phosphotransferase gives rise to the protein MKGKKPAFPAWLRAKTTDDNKIVISTRIRLARNLAQHRFLVTSDKPERKVILGEFENFFSNTTLRPAMHFLRLRDLDSVMRGVFAERGLVHMDSAREPDFTGLATGPGQTLSLIVNEEDHIRIQSIQSGMNLEKGLQSARQLDEVINSTFEVATHKEFGYLSACPTNVGTGLRASVMLNLPALTLTRGIVQVLQAVLHMGLAVRGFYGEGTELKSVFFQVSNQVTLGRTEEEIVQHLAGVTRQIIDREEEARRKLLKEERHLLEDKVGRAIGILAHCHLLGLGEALDLLSAIRLGSELKLIKEVPLNSIHELLLLIQPSHLQMTAKQSLGTAEQLRQRAELVRKRLSVDFFK
- the lysS gene encoding lysine--tRNA ligase, with amino-acid sequence MSEKELIQQRLEKIQSLRDSGVEPYAYHYARSHSTQAITATFERLQGEDQSDVKVSSAGRIKALRMHGKTVFGHLQDESGQVQIYLRTNELGEELFAVVKRLDVGDFLGVKGPVFRTRTGELTIRVEEFTLLAKAVRAMPEKWHGVKDVEVRYRQRYLDLLANEKSRSVFRTRFRIVKEIRNFLDQLGFLEVETPMMQAIPGGAAAKPFMTHHNALGRDLYLRIAPELYLKRLLVGGFEKVFELNRNFRNEGISTMHNPEFTMLEVYQAYVDGKTMMELTEKLFSHLAKIIHGSTTIVYQGKEIQLAAPWRRLGYIEAVNEQTGVDVWNMTLEKLQALCKEHHLESPEKASKAEYVEILFEGLVEPKLIQPTFVIDFPIELSPLAKQKEGRPELADRFEPYIAGHEYANGFSELNDPVEQKNRFELQGKKRDKGDEEAQMMDEDYIRALEYGFPPAGGLGIGIDRLVMLLTDSPSIRDVILFPQLRQIKQVNQDDGEPVAAAPDIATQP
- a CDS encoding lipoprotein-releasing ABC transporter permease subunit, producing MVLPFEYQIGLRYLKAKQKETFISLISVISVAGVALGVMALIIVMSVMNGFRDDIRQKIIGSQAHVILATYDQSGIDNWETVLKKAEAHPRVLGISPYLANQIMLKKDHHVEGAMVWGIDTARETKVTRLSENMKSGSLTNLDVKPDNAANALNGRGIVLGIEIARKLGVLIGDEIIVVAPVFKVTAAGTMPKVTKLKVVGIFEAGMYEYDATFSYISLETAQILFELPGTVNGMSAKVDDLDEARHVAQDLQKLGNDFWVRDFMSMNKNLATALETEKLVMFIILIMIVTVAAFNIASTLIMVVMEKKKDIGVLKALGAGRRFILRLFLVEGAAIGVGGTLLGLAGGLLACLALEFYPLHIPGGGSVYYIEYLPVNMQGMDVLMITLFSMVVCLISAVYPAWQASKLDPVEAIRYE